GACGATCGCGGCGGCCACCGCGGCGACGATCACGATCTGCCGCATGTCGTAGCCGTCGTTGCGGAACGCGCGGATGGTCGCGACCAGCACGATCCAGGCGAGGGAGAAGGGCATCAGCACCTTCCACCCGAGCTTCATCAGCTGGTCGTAGCGGACGCGCGGCAGCGACGCGCGCAGCCACACGAAGAACCAGATGAACAGCCAGATCTTGACCATGAACCACAGCACCGGCCACCAGCCGGAGTTGGCGCCCTCCCACACCGTGGAGATCGGCGCGGGGGCCCGCCAGCCGCCGAGGAACAGCGTGGTCGCCAGCGCCGACAGCGTCGCCAGGTTGATGTACTCGGCGAGGAAGAACATCGCGAACTTCAGCGACGAGTACTCGGTGTGGAAGCCGCCGACCAGCTCGCCCTCGCCCTCGGGCAGGTCGAACGGGATGCGGTTCGACTCGCCCATCATCGTGATGACGTAGACGATGAACGACGGGAGCAGCAGCACCGCGAACCACTTGTCGTGCTGCGCCGCGACGATCTCCGACGTGGACATCGACCCGGCGAACAGGAACACCGCGACGAACGACAGCCCCATCGCGATCTCGTAGGAGATCACCTGCGCGGACGAGCGCAGCCCGCCGAGCAGCGAGTAGGGCGACATCGACGACCAGCCGGCCAGCACGATCCCGTACACGCCCATCGACGCCATCGCCAGCACCAGCAGCACCGCGACCGGCAGGTCGGTGCCCTGCAGCGGCGTCTGGTGACCGAACACCGACACCGTCGGCCCGAACGGGATGATGACGAAGGAGATGAACGCCGGCACCGCCGACATGACCGGCGCGAGGACGAACACGACCTTGTCGACCTGGCGCGGGACGATGTCCTCCTTCAGCGCCAGCTTGACGCCGTCGGCGAGGCCCTGCAGCAGGCCCTGCGGCCCGGCCCGGTTCGGGCCGACGCGCAGCTGCATCCGGCCGATGACGCGCCGCTCGACCCACATCGACAGCAGGACGGTCAGCACCAGGAAGACGAAGATGACCAGGACCTTGCCGCCGATCAGCCACCACGGGTCCTTGCCGAAGTCGGCGAGCGTGGGATCGGCCGGCGCCGCGAGCGGTGCCGCCGCGAGCGGGCTCATTCGGTGCCTCCAGCGTTCTCGGTCGCGCGCCCTCCGGCCGCGATCTGCACGACGCTCCCGGCGACCGCGCCGAGGTCCCGGTGGAGCGCGCAGCCGGCCGAGTTCGTCGGCAGCCACACCACCCGGT
The nucleotide sequence above comes from Actinomadura algeriensis. Encoded proteins:
- the nuoH gene encoding NADH-quinone oxidoreductase subunit NuoH — encoded protein: MSPLAAAPLAAPADPTLADFGKDPWWLIGGKVLVIFVFLVLTVLLSMWVERRVIGRMQLRVGPNRAGPQGLLQGLADGVKLALKEDIVPRQVDKVVFVLAPVMSAVPAFISFVIIPFGPTVSVFGHQTPLQGTDLPVAVLLVLAMASMGVYGIVLAGWSSMSPYSLLGGLRSSAQVISYEIAMGLSFVAVFLFAGSMSTSEIVAAQHDKWFAVLLLPSFIVYVITMMGESNRIPFDLPEGEGELVGGFHTEYSSLKFAMFFLAEYINLATLSALATTLFLGGWRAPAPISTVWEGANSGWWPVLWFMVKIWLFIWFFVWLRASLPRVRYDQLMKLGWKVLMPFSLAWIVLVATIRAFRNDGYDMRQIVIVAAVAAAIVLVLGVIWEMIRGGDDDKEAAKRRTGGAGGPATGGATAATGAGGPAGGGFPVPPMDAPHYHGRGGAARVQTPPGPSTIETPSEEVTSGSH